The following proteins are co-located in the Apium graveolens cultivar Ventura chromosome 5, ASM990537v1, whole genome shotgun sequence genome:
- the LOC141660606 gene encoding late embryogenesis abundant protein At1g64065-like: protein MAEKVSQQGYTHFNSENTNTETATTGSMPSQDHPSRPRRRSRTRVVLFIVGLIIAHVIMIVVLDMTIFKVRTPKYRFDSVGLTDVSTNSSTTLSSFHMKLNAEVAIKNKNFGPYKYYDCYLTIYYRGRSVGEVMVKEAKVKTLSTKKLTISVNVTYSESAVSGKSNLKNDISSGALIMSSKSEMRGQVKVLKIIPKDRQPKMQCTMSISLAEKVVKDLKCD, encoded by the coding sequence ATGGCAGAGAAGGTTTCTCAACAAGGGTATACTCACTTCAATTCCGAAAACACGAATACAGAAACAGCAACCACAGGTTCAATGCCATCACAAGATCACCCTAGCCGCCCTCGTCGTCGTAGCCGCACCAGAGTAGTACTTTTCATTGTCGGTCTAATTATTGCTCATGTAATCATGATTGTAGTACTAGACATGACCATTTTTAAAGTCAGAACTCCCAAGTACCGGTTTGATTCAGTAGGCCTGACTGATGTAAGCACTAACAGTTCCACTACTTTGTCGTCGTTTCATATGAAACTTAATGCTGAAGTTGcgatcaagaacaaaaatttcgGTCCCTACAAGTATTATGACTGCTACCTGACTATCTATTACAGGGGAAGAAGTGTTGGAGAGGTTATGGTTAAGGAAGCAAAAGTGAAGACATTATCTACTAAGAAGCTGACGATAAGTGTAAATGTTACGTATTCAGAGTCTGCAGTATCTGGGAAATCAAATTTGAAGAATGACATTTCTTCTGGTGCTTTGATAATGAGTAGCAAATCAGAGATGAGAGGGCAGGTGAAGGTTTTGAAGATAATACCCAAGGATAGACAACCAAAAATGCAATGCACTATGTCAATTAGTTTAGCAGAAAAAGTTGTCAAGGACTTGAAATGTGACTAG
- the LOC141660607 gene encoding late embryogenesis abundant protein At1g64065-like: MEEKEEEHQPDHPLTCTSCHARKEKEAESSEKATKLKNRLLYYLFLVALTAVETGVILLCALTVLKFKTPTFRVRAVAVEALRVTNTSNPFFSIAFKAEFNVRNKNFGHFSYENSTVYFYFEDVKIGKAFIHKAQVDARSTRKFYIRVKLTSSYVSKSSLLFIQDLKSGVLPISMQSKLRGRITLLKLLKNDRSTNLNCNMDVIIKKRQLKNLKCK, translated from the coding sequence ATGGAAGAGAAGGAGGAGGAGCATCAGCCAGATCATCCATTGACTTGCACAAGTTGTCATGCCCGAAAAGAAAAAGAGGCCGAGTCATCGGAGAAGGCCACCAAGCTTAAAAACCGCTTGTTATATTACTTGTTCCTGGTTGCACTCACTGCAGTTGAGACAGGTGTGATACTACTCTGTGCACTCACAGTCCTCAAATTCAAAACTCCCACATTTCGTGTTCGAGCCGTAGCAGTCGAGGCCTTAAGAGTTACCAACACATCCAACCCTTTCTTCAGCATTGCATTCAAAGCTGAATTCAACGTCAGGAACAAAAATTTCGGTCATTTTAGCTATGAGAACAGTACAGTTTACTTCTATTTCGAAGATGTGAAGATCGGAAAGGCTTTCATTCACAAGGCTCAAGTTGATGCAAGATCCACAAGGAAGTTTTACATAAGAGTGAAATTAACATCTTCTTATGTTTCGAAAAGTTCATTACTATTTATTCAAGATTTGAAATCAGGGGTTTTGCCAATAAGCATGCAGTCTAAACTTAGAGGAAGAATCACACTGTTGAAGTTATTGAAGAATGACAGATCCACCAACTTAAATTGCAACATGGATGTTATTATTAAGAAGAGGCAGCTCAAGAACTTAAAGTGCAAGTGA